The sequence TGTACTCAGACCGAAGAAGAAGGGTTCGTCAGGCCAGGGCAAACTCAGAACATTAATTTTGCTAGTCACAATTTAATGGAGGATGGATGATACCGATATCCCTAGGcctatataaaaataaaaagaaatggaTACTAGTGTGGCGAATTATGcagaatttttaaaatcggGAATCGAACCTAAATATGCGGAAGTTACTGTCTGtatatgaaaaacaaaattatttagcATACGATGTAACAAATATAATGTATACGGTTTCGGTACCCAAATCGTACTTTTTTTGGGCAGTGGCGATTTTTGCGATTTAAACCCTGTTTTACGCAATTTGAAGCCGACAGTATGGCGTTCATGCCGAAATTACATTCATTATTGAATGTTTTAGGTGAGTTTTAGAAGTTGAAAGTTTTTATTctcttgaaatatttaaaatctttaatATAACAACTTGTTGTTGTGTAATCGCCGTactaaatactgaaataaaccgATCAATGACGtaataatctatttattacaGGCCGTGAAAGAGTATGCGCTCGCTTATTGCATTTATCAAACAGAACGAATGCGGTAACGACCCATTATACGATAGTACCTCGGGAAAATGACTCCAGATGGAAAGGTAATTCTGAGAATGGCCATCAAATCTTCCGCTATTCTCCTCAACTCAGATCAAAATGGAATGATGAGCTCTTCTGCACTAGCCATTGCTAGCCCTGGGTATGAGTGCAGTTTGTTACCTTTCTGCTATGTGGCGCTAGTGTTACTTTAGGTTATGATTAGGTCAGGAACATAGGCATTAATAACCATTAGTGATAGGTCTACCTCTGAATTAACTACGGCCTCTACGAGCCATGTTAACTCAGTTTGTAATGTGTTATTGAACCTACTCCGTTACTTGGtgacaatcaattcaatatgtcATCATCTGCCAGGGTTGTAAGACCAATGTTGGGCAGAGCagccatattgaattgatttagaCAGGTACACTCTAATTGGAATGGCTGACTTCACGGAAGTGTCGGATGCCTCGGCCAGAAATGATTGTTGTGATAATATTTTTCTGTCAATGTtttatagatattgatatGGAGCGTTATGGAGATGAAGTAGATATTTGTATTATCGGTGGAGGACCTGCCGGTTTATCGACCGCTATCAGACTCAAACAATTAGctcaacaacaacagaaagaAATACGAGTTTGTGTGGTAGAGAAAGCCTCTGAAATAGGTAATTAATCATTTTCGATGATGTTCTTAAATTTGGAGTTTTCTGTGTCTCAAATTTCTAAGTACTTTGATAAGGGTCGGTTGGACAGTCCTTAGATTTATGTCCAGTCTTAAACCATCTTGGTTCAATAGGTTCTAATGAAAACAGTTCTATAAGGCCAGACATAATAGGACTGAAATAGGTCTTGAATCATAGGACCTATGattttaagaccacttttggtctttGTCATTATTGCGCAACTAGGATCTGAGCCCGATTTCAAAAAGGGTTGAACTAGGATTTTTGGTTTAGCGCAGTagttggttacttcatgtttcttcgatgaattcatgaattctaACTTGACTGTTTTAAGGTTAAATTTGTTCATGAAATGGCTCCCCGATTAActgtttgaaattgaaactcaattaatatgaaaatgatttgatgattttcagGTGCTCACACATTATCCGGTGCAGTTTTACAACCTACTGCTTTAAATGAATTGTTTCCGGATTGGAAAGAGATGGGGGTAAAGACGCTTGTACtttcaaaatgtttgataACAGGCCGTTCTTAAATTCACAACCTTATAATTACATACAGAAAATCTGCAAAATTGTTCGTACATACATCATGAAGTCTATCGGTGTATTTGTGTTTCAGGCACCACTGCACACTCCTGTCACTACTGATCGATTCTCATTCATGACTAAGAATAGCTCAATACCGATTCCATTATTACCGGGTAAAACTAACTTATAATTCTAtgttattgaatttgtaaTGTGCAACAGTTTGTTCAATTTCGAATTTACGCGTTTTGAAGGTATGCCATTGAAGAATCATGGTAACTATGTGGTTAGACTTGGTAATGTAGTAAGATGGCTCGGTGAGCAGGCTGAAGCTTTAGGAGTTGAATTGTATCCTGGTTATGCCGCCAGTGAAGTTTGTAGTCTTAATTAGATTCCTTTTCAATCCGTaattcatacatgtatatcgatTCCTAGAAATACAAGatgattttgtttgattttcaggttttataTCACGAAGATGGCAGTGTGAAAGGTATAGCTACTAATGATGTTGGTATTTTCAAAGATGGCTCTCCAAAAGTAAGTAGATAAAAATTTTCGTAAAGGGTTTTTTAGCGAGTCTGAAAGAAGTGCTTACTTTTGGAAAGATTTATGAAATGGCTTATGTGTGCTTAGTTCTCTTGCATACTGGTCTTAATcattgatttagaaaattagCCTTAAACTTCTCTTGAGGAAAAGATGCTGACTTTTGCGTCAGTCTGGCTGCTTCAAATCCTGTCATATATCAAGAATTGTATTCTTCGTCTGAAATACCACATTTGCATATTTTGAAAGGAAAACTTTGAACGCGGTATGGAATTGCACGCGAAGATGACTGTGTTCGCGGAAGGTTGCCACGGACACCTGACTAAACAGATGAAGAAGAAATTCAATCTCGTAGAAGGTAAAGAGCCGATGACGTACGGTTTGGGAATGAAAGAACTTTGGGAAGTAAAACCCGAAAATCACGATCCTGGTTACGTGGAACACTCTATTGGATGGCCAGTGGTAAGACCTTTATCAATCAGGACCgtgttgcacagtcatggtcTTCAAAATAAGCCATccctgtgcaactggcccgtTGATCACGTTTTAGAATATCTTCCATGTGAAtggtatttttatttgctgaTAATTTCAGTCTAAAGATGTCTACGGAGGATCATTCCTGTATCATCTAGGTGAGCAAGAAGGAAATCATTTAGTATCCATCGGATTTGTGGTAAGTTTAAATCTGAATGTATTATCTGCAGAATCGCTACCACTCACAATAACTATTCATTTTTATGTTAAACCACACTTTTTAGGTTGGTTTAGACTATAAGAATCCATATATCAGTCCGTTTAGAGAATTCCAGAAATGGAAACATCATCCTAAAGTGGCTAAAGTTCTACAAGGCGGCAAGCGTATAGGGTATGGAGCTCGTGCATTAAATGAAGGTGGAGTTCAGGTAATCAGTAACACaactgttattttttgttgttcaCACAGAGATTTTGAATGTGATCTTTTCTGGTTATATTCAAGTCAATTCCGAAGTTAACATTCCCGGGAGGTATGCTCATCGGTTGTGCCGCCGGATTTCTCAATGTGCCTAAAGTGAAGGGTACGCACAATGCTATGAAAAGTGGAATGCTCGCAGCTGAATCAATATATGATACGATATACAGCGAATCAGCCCCAGAATCATCAACCACaggtctgtctgtctgtctgtctgtctctgtctgtctgtctctgtctgtctgtctgtctctgtctgtctctgtctgtctgtctctgtctgtctgtctctgtctgtctgtctctgtctgtctgtctgtctctgtctgtctgtctgtctgtctctgtctgtctgtctgtctctgtctgtctgtctctgtctgtctgtctgtctgtctgtctgtctgtctgtctgtctgtctgtctgtctgtctgtctgtctgtctgtctgtctgtctgtctgtctgtctgtctgtctgtctgtctgtctgtctgtctgtctgtgtctCTGAGTCTGTGTATGTTTGTCTGTGTCTGTCTGTGTATGTTTGTCTGTGTCTGTCTGTGTatgtgtctgtctgtctctgtctgtccgtctgtctgTGTCTCTGTATGTTTGTCTGTGTATTTCTGTCTGTTTAATTGCCAAttaagtaattcaaatctgtttatttttaCAGCTCCTGAAGCGAAATGTTACGAGGATCGTATAAAGAACAGTTGGATTTGGTCTGAATTAAATTCCGTTAGAAATGTCCGTCCTTCGTTCAACACACCACTCGGTATTTACGGTGGAATGTTTTATACGGGCGTCATTTATTATCTATTACGCGGTAGAGAACCATTCACACTAAAACACGGAAGTAAGTTTCTCGACTACAGTAAACCACGCGTAAATCTGTGGAAAATGTTTGGTCCCGTTTTGTgcttctcattttcaaatatatttctaccCTAAAATAGATCCATGACTATAGGTTGAGATACGCGTAGGCCTTGCTTCTGTAGTCATCATGATTCGATGCAAGGTACAAAGATAGAGCTCTGTTTTTCATTCAGAAGCTTGATTATCCGACTCTCAAGGATTTCTCCAAGTTAGAGAAAATCTTTCCATCCAAAAACATCTGACTTACGCATGTGGTTTACTCTCTTGGAAGTTCGattaaaaatgaacattattttcagtAAAGATATAATCGTCCGCTTTCAGAGGCTGATAATGAGAAGTTGAAACCGGCAAGTGAATGTAAACCGATCGATTATCCGAAACCAGACGGTGAATTGAGTTTCGATATACTGTCGTCTGTTTCACTGACGGGAACCAATCACGATCACGATCAACCCGCCCACTTAACCTTGTACAGCGACGACGTACCTGTCAATCATAATCTGAAAATATACGACGGGCCTGAGCAACGATTCTGTCCGGCAGGTCAGTCAGCATTCATTTCGGTTAGATTATATTCAAGGCTCAGTTGCCATATCATTGGTGACTTAAGTGGTCTCAAATCTTAAGTCTGGTCTCGAGTTGTCAGATAGGGTATAGAGGTTATGCCTCACTACTTTTTTCTTCAGCTCAACAACTACACCTCAGTCTAagaataagaagaatttcttTTGACATTTTCAGTTCAACTACTATTTTTGATGGAAAATAACTCTCATTTTGTGTTAAAACTACCACAATCAGTGATATCAGTTAGTCTGATCTGGGTTTCGTCTCGTGAACTGTCttaagtttatttcaatgagatgtttttgattatttgtagGCGTTTATGAATACGTGGAAGAAGGTGAAGGTATGCGACTgcaaatcaatgcacagaaTTGTATTCACTGTAAAACATGCGACATCAAAGATCCGAGTCAGAATATAAACTGGGTTTGTCCACAAGGAGGCGAGGGTCCAGCTTATAACGGAATGTAAATTATAGATGGTTCATATCATGTAGACAGAATATCGAGGGTAAAACCTTTGATACCTCCAAGGTTTAGAGATGATTTTGATTCTCGGGCCAAGTTTGTATTACATGTATTAAGCTGATTTGAACTAAGGGTGCATTTTAGTTGATTCTGGGTTCAACCCACAAGTTTGGATTGATTTATTGAACTAGGGGTGCATTTTAGTATCAGTATTCTTTTGAGAAGCACTTAGTCGGGTTGGAAGATGGGCTACTGCACTGAGCtttcaatattagaaaagaaatgaataacAAACACCTGTTTTGCACCAGTGCTGAATTCCAATGAGATATTTGTAATGCCTCGATGAAGCTCTAAGCAATTGATGGCAATTaagaaattaattcaaaagaaataattacctCAAATGCTGAATAATTTCAGTGAATACAATTAATTGCTTTATGTAAACTACTGAGTTTGTGTTGTTTTATAATTATATGAATGATGAGTGATTGTATTTGAAGTAACAACATTTtagttataaaaaaaaaatgctaATTTGTGTTCAACTTTAAATTATAACTCCTTAACAATATTATaaagaatagatatatatatatatatatatatagatgaaTATAGTCTGAAGACAAGAAGCTTGTGTTTAGTTTTATCTGTTTGGTTTCTGTGGCTTGGAACTTTTCCTTTCTTGACGGCGCATCAGATGAATCGCTCACCACTCTAGTTAGGTGACAGCGTTGAGGCTATGTAAGTGGTGTCGTGCCCACCATGGAGACCTGCACCATGAATAGACATCGACCGGAGTAATGAGGCTTAATTTACTGAGAAAATGAACAACAAAAACTACTGAGGAATCGTCTAATTCCATGTTTATTCTGAGCTTCACTATGAATACATGATATGTACGTTTATGATTAAACTACAAACCAGCGATGACTAGATCTCATGCATAGATACTATACAAATATTGCAAGTCGGAAAACTGTTACAGACAATCATCAGACCTCATTACGGGTACAAGAATTATATCCTATCTATTTCGTTGGAATTCAATTAAGGCGTATGCAGAGTAagaatgattttaatgaagtTAATTCAAAGCGTTCAATCAGAGTTAGTAGGTGCATCAAATTCGTATGAATTGCTATCGCTTGAAGTTCTAGAAGAAGTAACGAAGGTCTATTAACTTGCAGTGAACTCCACAAACCGTAACTGTATATTAGATACAATGTACATAGGatgtacatttatatatacaagTGAAAAAGTCTAACAAACATTCAAAAACAGATTAACAATCAATATCCATAGGATTATCATACCGGGTAATTATATTaacaatgattaataatttgGCCCAATAATCCATTTACACTGTTGCCATACCCCAGTCCTTACATTTTTGGAGTACTGTTACAACGGGCAAATACAAATGAACTAAGTGTAAATGGATTTAATAAATCACAGTCTAATTAagtacatataaatatatgacaCCTGGGAGTACATGGTTACTCAGAGACTGGAGCTCCACCTAGTGGGACTTATAATACCAGCCCCTtgactaacatattatgtttATCTTCTGCGCAACACAGGGTTCTTACTGATCAAGGATTTCCAGATGAATTTGCCCCAACAGGGAAAATCAGGGACAGAGAAATATCAGATCACATATTGTACATTCTAAAATGTTGCTACTAATTTTGCAGCCAATGCATCAAAATGTTTGAAGCTTTAGGGTAAAAAATACTTTATTTCTATTGTGGCAGGCCATATAGTTTCATCTTAGTGAAGTCTGCATTTGTTCAATGTCATTTTCCCATACTGCAAGTGTGGTTTATTGTTTCTTTATACCAGGTGACCAGCTCTAGACCAATCAgcagctagggttagggtttgaCATTTGGGCAATTTGCATATCAGGTGACCATCTCTGGCCAATGAgaactagggttagggttaagtATGTGTGGTCTGTTTGTTTATACCAGGTGACCAGCACTGACCAACcagaagctagggttagggttaagcATGTGGCCTGTTCATTTACATTAAAGAAGACCAGTCTTGTAAGTGAGATTCAGATTATGAGGCTCACTGAGTCTTTCATAAACCAGAAGAAACAGTTCCCAGATATATCTTTGGATTTAATTAGGGAAGGTTTTGGTCAAGAGTCAGAGAAATATCGGGGAATTTTGGATCTGTAAGAACCGTGCTCTGgaattcaaatacatgtacaataccGGCCCCTCCACATGTTTATCTTCTGAGTAACAAATCTCCCAATTATAGATTGATATGTTTCTGTGGACTTCGGATTAATATCAAACAGCACTCTTATATACCGGTACAATCATATATATAACAGTGATTAAAAGCAACTATTTTAGTTTAGCAATAAGTTATATTAAATATCCACACATCACCACaattaactaatatttataaaatcaCAATTTTTGCATAATCAGTATATGATAATCTTATGTTAGCTGTCACTTTTATTCAACGGataaatcattcaaatcaTAAAAATCGGATTTTGACTCTTGATCTACATTGAATGTTCCGCTTCATGCGTAACATCAGTTAACACTAGtataaaataactgaattgaCTATAAGTAGTTCATTTATCAACAATGTAATGCCCATAGATCCTTATTAGATAGACTGAAATAACTCAATAGATGGTTATAATAGTACATTCTCCTGATGAAACAGAATTGTCCTACACAATATAAGTTATTAGTCACAAATCTTACATGTATGACATGAAGGTTTTATCAGCTTACAGGAGGCTGGGTTGAATATTTCACCCAGTAATTTATATGTCTATCTAAGGACACATCAATCCCCTGATGTTTCTTACTGGAATCTCCTGAAGTtgccaatattgatgaaacAGTCTAGAGTCCTTgttgtaatgataatataagaATCCCATACCAATAATGAAAACTAAAGATTCTTCGTGCTAGTAGTCtattctaaatattttgactCGAGCCTATCTTCAGATAATTCCTACTAAAGATGACAAGGATAACAATGATTAGaatactagctcaaggaaacgtTTTCAGGCATTTTTGCATTtctaatgtatgatttttagaCTGTGGTCAGTCACATTGTAATATCCTCAGAGCGCATTTCTtgtcacaaaaatcatattcatatgaaaccagcaactagaattcaagtACAAATAATCCTGATATTAATTTCACTTTCATAAATCTCTGCGTAATTTCAGATTTATAAGTTATTCACTATATCTCTACAGGTGTTAGTGTACGATGCATAGATTTATCACTATGCATAGATTAACAGCTAATAAACAGGTTTTCACATTGTGGTCGAGTTCCAACTACTTCAGTTCGATAgctcaaatcaaattcatgaattatttctatataaaaTTATCACTCAAAAGCTGCTCGTTCTATCATTACCTGAGAATAACTGTCTGTTTTCCATATCTAATCTATACATTTATCATTATGCTGTTTAGTTAACACTTCAATCATATGTAACACCAATATATTCGTAATTTCCTATTCCTAAACTATGTTTACATGTAAAACATGCGATCcaactttcatttttaccCTTCTCCGAAAATCTACGTGGTAAAAGATTTTCACGCGGTCTCTACCGTCAGGCCAGCGAACAACTTAAGATTTTCGATTTTGTATCATTCTCGTTTAAGTAGAAATATCAAACTTCTGCCCAATACGTCAAACGACTGTTATCGTAATATCTCTGCCGTTTTCTGCTGagctgaaattaaatttaaaagatgaaaatcgAAGCTTTGTCTCGCTCCCGGTTATGAGTGCATAtttaggggtcattcattaattacgtacgcattaggggaaggggaggggtcagtgcaattgcatactgtaatgcttaatgtatatgaaaaaatggccgattttgcgtacagagggggagggggggttgaaaaattcaaatttaatgcgtacgtaataaatgaatgatccctttcTGAAATAGATAACTCACCAACTTCTAACACAGACTCTCAGCctgattattatctctttcctgattttcagtatttgtcaaGTCCATGGCAATTTTACCAGGACTTGGCTCATTAGAAGCTGGTGGATTTTCTGAGGAAGATTTTTGTTGCCCTTCACCATCAGAGTTAGCAGACTGTTGAAATAGCGGAAGAGCAGAAAGAGGTTTCAGATGAAGAATGCAGTCAAGAATGAAGAGTAAAGCAATAAACCATGGGTAGAAAGTTGAAGGTAAGGTGAACATTTGCGGTTATAAAGCAGTTTTGATGGTTTGCAGATGATGAAATgagatattttgatatataaacataCTTACTGTATTAGGGCTACAAGGTGCTGATTTAACAATTGgtttatcatcagattctgGAAACGAATTAACAGCAAAATATACATATCTACACATGGATCACTAATTGTATCTTTGATATAAGACTTTCAAACTCACCTTGCGATGTTGGTATAACCTCAGTGGTGGTGACTGCATCAGTTGTAGATTCTGTTGGTTCATGACTGGCGTCCAAGTCTTATCGTGAAGCGAGTTAGTAAAAGCAAATCATTTAATTAAAACG is a genomic window of Tubulanus polymorphus chromosome 5, tnTubPoly1.2, whole genome shotgun sequence containing:
- the LOC141905011 gene encoding electron transfer flavoprotein-ubiquinone oxidoreductase, mitochondrial-like yields the protein MAFMPKLHSLLNVLGRERVCARLLHLSNRTNAVTTHYTIVPRENDSRWKDIDMERYGDEVDICIIGGGPAGLSTAIRLKQLAQQQQKEIRVCVVEKASEIGAHTLSGAVLQPTALNELFPDWKEMGAPLHTPVTTDRFSFMTKNSSIPIPLLPGMPLKNHGNYVVRLGNVVRWLGEQAEALGVELYPGYAASEVLYHEDGSVKGIATNDVGIFKDGSPKENFERGMELHAKMTVFAEGCHGHLTKQMKKKFNLVEGKEPMTYGLGMKELWEVKPENHDPGYVEHSIGWPVSKDVYGGSFLYHLGEQEGNHLVSIGFVVGLDYKNPYISPFREFQKWKHHPKVAKVLQGGKRIGYGARALNEGGVQSIPKLTFPGGMLIGCAAGFLNVPKVKGTHNAMKSGMLAAESIYDTIYSESAPESSTTAPEAKCYEDRIKNSWIWSELNSVRNVRPSFNTPLGIYGGMFYTGVIYYLLRGREPFTLKHGKADNEKLKPASECKPIDYPKPDGELSFDILSSVSLTGTNHDHDQPAHLTLYSDDVPVNHNLKIYDGPEQRFCPAGVYEYVEEGEGMRLQINAQNCIHCKTCDIKDPSQNINWVCPQGGEGPAYNGM